One segment of Carassius auratus strain Wakin chromosome 2, ASM336829v1, whole genome shotgun sequence DNA contains the following:
- the LOC113110607 gene encoding proenkephalin-A, which yields MLLKVVTVVSEQSRCGVYRRVVRYKILNQRLPTRLTLIKKFFIFAPCEKLSTIFSNTVDAAKESYCKQPMALTVNWWSLVLSACLVLMVRAECGRDCALCVFRLLRQQTEIDKLTCSLQCEGTVDSRQVEICKNIISQKDRLAMDNLKQDEESADHLLAKKYGGFMKRYGGFMIKKAAEIGTRAPAESDITEAMSKKYGGFMKKDKPEGGAEDQLVEQLREILRDGPTSKSDEQHDGDMVKRYRGFLRSVQENSGLGEAGRDLHKRYGGFMRRVGRPDWLENQKSNGFLKRTWEDGGETALPNMQKRYGRFMD from the exons ACAGAGCAGATGTGGGGTTTATCGTCGTGTTGTGAGATACAAGATACTTAACCAAAGACTCCCTACACGACTgactttgataaaaaaattttttatttttgctcccTGTGAGAAGCTGTCCACCATATTCAGCAATACAGTGGACGCTGCCAAAGAAAGCTACTGTAAACAG CCCATGGCGTTAACTGTGAACTGGTGGAGTCTGGTTTTGAGCGCATGTCTCGTGCTGATGGTTCGCGCTGAATGCGGCAGAGACTGCGCGCTCTGCGTTTTCCGGCTGCTCCGTCAACAGACAGAGATCGACAAACTG ACCTGCTCATTACAGTGTGAAGGAACAGTGGACTCTAGACAAGTAGAAATCTGCAAAAACATCATCAGTCAAAAGGATCGCCTTGCAATGGACAACCTTAAACAAGATGAAGAGAGTGCAGACCATCTTCTCGCCAAAAAATATGGTGGCTTCATGAAGCGTTATGGGGGCTTCATGATTAAGAAAGCAGCAGAGATCGGCACAAGAGCTCCAGCTGAGAGTGACATCACAGAGGCCATGAGTAAGAAATATGGAGGCTTTATGAAGAAGGACAAGCCAGAAGGTGGAGCCGAAGACCAACTGGTGGAGCAGCTGAGAGAGATCCTTAGGGACGGTCCCACCTCAAAATCAGATGAGCAGCATGATGGGGACATGGTCAAGCGCTATAGGGGATTCCTGAGGAGTGTACAGGAGAACAGTGGTCTAGGGGAGGCAGGGAGAGACCTGCACAAGAGATATGGGGGGTTTATGCGCAGAGTGGGCAGGCCTGACTGGTTGGAAAACCAGAAAAGCAATGGGTTTCTGAAACGCACTTGGGAGGATGGAGGCGAGACTGCCCTGCCCAACATGCAGAAGAGATATGGCAGATTCATGGATTAG